One Paraburkholderia sp. IMGN_8 DNA window includes the following coding sequences:
- a CDS encoding ATP-dependent DNA helicase produces the protein MAGTAQARAAAPSLAATLNPRRVAELDDIFAADGLLARQIDGYRSRASQIEMARAVAAAMEASGRAMPEPAMFEAQKRPARRLPSQGAADASLAAEARATDEANGLDGSENTLIVEAGTGTGKTYAYLVPAMLWGGKVIVSTGTKHLQDQLFQRDIPTVRDALAVPVSVAMLKGRANYLCHYYLQRTADNGRLPSRQETSYLQDIVRFAKITRTGDKAELASVPETAAVWSMVTSTRENCLGQECPHYKDCFVMQARREAQQADIVVVNHHLFFADIMLRDTGMAELLPTANTIIFDEAHQLPETATLFFGETLSTAQFLELARDSVAEGLGHARETVDWVKLGATLERAARDVRLAFKEDSVRLSIGQLPNDHPLFPALETLETELDALACALAGQAERAESIGACLRRARELQGVLAGWTTPPTETEREAADAAASDVRAERADPNEKVRWIEVFAHTVQLHETPLSVAPIFAKQRAGVPRAWIFTSATLSVRGDFTHYAAQMGLNAKRSMTLPSPFDYPTQGLLYVPRNLPQPSSPMFTDAVFDAALPAIEASGGGVFMLCTTLRAVDRISAKLRDTIEARGWNYPLLVQGDASRTELLERFRSYGNAILVGSQSFWEGVDVRGDALSLVVIDKLPFAPPDDPVLSARLDALTKKGLSPFAVHQLPQAVITLKQGAGRLIRAETDRGVLMICDTRLVDKPYGRRIWQSLPPFKRTREIDVVREFFEENATPAQ, from the coding sequence ATGGCCGGCACTGCCCAGGCCCGCGCCGCTGCGCCCTCATTGGCCGCCACGCTGAACCCGCGCCGCGTCGCCGAGCTCGACGATATCTTCGCCGCCGACGGGCTGCTTGCGCGTCAGATCGACGGCTACCGCTCGCGCGCGTCGCAGATCGAGATGGCGCGCGCCGTGGCCGCGGCTATGGAAGCGTCGGGCCGCGCCATGCCCGAGCCCGCGATGTTCGAAGCGCAGAAGCGTCCCGCGCGGCGGTTGCCGTCGCAGGGTGCAGCCGATGCATCGCTAGCCGCTGAAGCTCGGGCAACCGACGAAGCGAATGGTCTCGACGGCAGCGAAAACACGCTGATCGTCGAGGCGGGCACGGGCACCGGCAAGACCTATGCGTATCTGGTGCCGGCCATGCTGTGGGGCGGCAAGGTGATCGTCTCCACCGGCACCAAGCACTTGCAGGACCAGCTCTTTCAGCGCGACATTCCAACCGTGCGCGATGCGCTGGCCGTGCCGGTGTCGGTCGCGATGCTCAAGGGGCGCGCGAACTACCTGTGCCATTACTACCTGCAGCGCACCGCGGACAACGGCCGCCTGCCGTCGCGTCAGGAAACCTCGTATCTGCAGGACATCGTCCGCTTCGCGAAAATTACGCGCACCGGCGACAAGGCCGAGCTTGCGAGCGTGCCCGAGACGGCGGCGGTGTGGTCGATGGTGACGTCGACGCGCGAGAACTGTCTCGGTCAGGAGTGCCCGCATTACAAGGACTGCTTCGTGATGCAGGCGCGGCGCGAGGCGCAGCAGGCCGATATCGTGGTGGTCAATCACCATCTGTTTTTCGCCGACATCATGTTGCGCGATACCGGCATGGCTGAATTGCTGCCCACGGCCAACACCATCATCTTCGACGAAGCGCATCAATTGCCGGAGACCGCGACGCTGTTTTTCGGCGAGACGCTCTCGACCGCGCAATTTCTCGAACTCGCACGCGACTCGGTGGCTGAAGGCCTCGGCCATGCTCGCGAAACGGTCGATTGGGTGAAGCTCGGCGCGACGCTCGAACGCGCGGCGCGCGACGTGCGGCTCGCCTTCAAGGAAGACTCGGTGCGTTTGTCGATCGGCCAGTTGCCCAACGACCACCCGCTTTTCCCCGCACTGGAAACGCTCGAAACCGAGCTCGATGCATTGGCTTGCGCATTGGCCGGCCAGGCCGAGCGCGCCGAATCCATCGGCGCGTGTTTGCGCCGCGCGCGCGAATTGCAAGGTGTGCTCGCGGGCTGGACTACGCCGCCCACCGAAACCGAACGAGAAGCCGCTGACGCCGCCGCGTCGGATGTCAGGGCTGAACGCGCCGATCCGAATGAAAAGGTCCGCTGGATCGAAGTCTTCGCGCATACCGTGCAGTTGCACGAGACGCCGCTGTCGGTCGCGCCGATCTTCGCGAAGCAGCGCGCCGGCGTGCCGCGCGCATGGATCTTCACGTCGGCCACGTTGTCGGTGCGCGGCGACTTCACGCACTACGCGGCGCAAATGGGGCTGAATGCGAAACGCTCGATGACACTGCCGAGTCCCTTCGACTACCCGACCCAAGGGCTTCTGTACGTGCCGCGCAATTTGCCGCAGCCTTCGTCGCCGATGTTTACCGACGCGGTGTTCGACGCCGCGTTGCCCGCGATCGAGGCGTCGGGCGGTGGTGTGTTCATGTTGTGCACGACGCTGCGCGCGGTCGACCGCATCTCGGCCAAGCTGCGCGACACGATCGAAGCACGCGGCTGGAATTATCCGTTGCTCGTGCAGGGCGACGCGAGCCGCACGGAGTTACTCGAACGTTTCCGCTCGTATGGCAATGCGATTCTGGTGGGCAGTCAGAGCTTCTGGGAAGGCGTGGATGTGCGCGGCGATGCGTTGTCGCTGGTCGTGATCGACAAGCTGCCGTTCGCGCCGCCTGACGATCCGGTGTTGTCGGCGCGTCTCGATGCGCTGACGAAGAAGGGGCTGAGCCCGTTCGCCGTTCATCAGTTGCCGCAGGCTGTGATTACGCTGAAGCAGGGCGCAGGACGTCTGATTCGCGCTGAGACGGATCGCGGCGTGCTGATGATCTGCGATACCCGTCTCGTCGACAAACCGTACGGGCGCCGTATATGGCAGAGCCTGCCGCCATTCAAACGCACACGCGAGATCGACGTCGTTCGCGAGTTCTTTGAAGAGAATGCGACACCGGCTCAGTAA
- a CDS encoding cupin domain-containing protein has translation MPKRPTDHLADAASARNSSPAPTPVLPPSPDAPMPLLGNLTPSQFMRRYWQKKPLLIRQAIPNVSAPLSRDEFFELADKDEAEARLITHFRNKWQLEHGPFAADELPPLKQRAWTLLVQGVDLYDDRARALLDRFRFVPDARLDDLMISYATDGGGVGPHFDSYDVFLLQVQGKRRWRIGAQKDLTLQPGLPLKVLQHFEPEEEWLLEPGDMLYLPPHIAHDGVAEGECMTCSIGFRAPSAGELTAHFLYHLAERGEAAGQPGALYRDPQQPAVDRPAELPAALVDRVGAILARVNWDEQDIASFLGSYLSEPKPSVVFDPPQRPLNEARFIAQASKSGVRLDRKTNLLYNRRFFFLNGEETAFVGGKKWLFDLADRRSMSAKRFVTLSYDSSVTALLHEWYCAGWIQVGELA, from the coding sequence ATGCCCAAGCGGCCCACTGACCACCTGGCCGACGCAGCTTCGGCACGGAATTCTTCACCGGCGCCGACGCCGGTTCTCCCGCCCTCGCCTGACGCGCCGATGCCGCTGCTCGGCAATCTGACGCCGTCGCAATTCATGCGCCGCTACTGGCAGAAGAAGCCCCTGCTGATCCGCCAGGCCATTCCGAACGTAAGTGCGCCGCTGTCGCGCGACGAGTTTTTCGAATTGGCGGATAAGGATGAAGCGGAAGCGCGCCTGATCACGCACTTTCGCAACAAATGGCAACTGGAACACGGCCCGTTCGCGGCCGACGAATTGCCGCCACTGAAGCAGCGCGCGTGGACGCTGCTCGTGCAAGGCGTGGATCTTTACGACGACCGCGCGCGTGCGTTGCTCGACCGGTTCCGCTTCGTGCCGGACGCGCGGCTGGACGATCTGATGATTTCGTACGCGACCGATGGCGGTGGCGTAGGTCCCCACTTCGATTCCTACGATGTGTTTCTGTTGCAGGTTCAAGGCAAGCGCCGCTGGCGCATCGGCGCGCAGAAAGATCTGACACTGCAACCGGGACTGCCTTTGAAAGTTTTACAGCATTTCGAACCGGAAGAGGAATGGCTGCTCGAGCCCGGCGACATGCTATATCTGCCGCCGCATATCGCGCATGACGGTGTCGCGGAAGGCGAATGCATGACCTGCTCGATCGGTTTTCGCGCGCCGTCGGCGGGCGAACTGACCGCGCATTTTCTCTACCATCTGGCTGAGCGCGGCGAAGCCGCCGGACAACCCGGCGCGCTTTATCGCGATCCGCAGCAACCCGCCGTCGACCGTCCGGCGGAATTGCCCGCGGCGCTGGTCGATCGGGTTGGCGCGATCCTTGCGAGGGTCAACTGGGATGAGCAGGACATTGCGTCGTTTCTTGGTTCGTATCTCAGCGAACCGAAGCCGAGCGTCGTCTTCGATCCGCCGCAACGGCCCCTCAATGAGGCCCGTTTCATCGCACAGGCGTCGAAGTCCGGCGTGCGGCTGGATCGCAAGACTAATTTGTTGTACAACCGCCGTTTTTTCTTCCTAAATGGAGAGGAAACAGCGTTTGTTGGCGGGAAAAAGTGGTTGTTTGACCTCGCCGACCGGCGGTCTATGAGTGCGAAACGCTTTGTAACACTCTCATACGATTCGTCGGTGACAGCACTGCTGCACGAGTGGTATTGTGCGGGCTGGATACAAGTCGGCGAGCTTGCGTAA
- a CDS encoding peptidylprolyl isomerase translates to MKIAKNTVVSVAYKLSDAQGNLIEESDEPMVYLHGGYDGTFPKIEEELDGHEAGFETQIQLEPQDAFGEYDPDLVKIEPRDRFPEPLEVGMQFEGTPEEGDEDLDSLVYVVTDVAEDKVVLDGNHPLAGMALRFALTVKDVRPATEDEIQHEHAHGADGLEVLDEDDDEAEDDKSGPTLH, encoded by the coding sequence ATGAAAATCGCAAAGAACACCGTCGTGTCGGTCGCTTACAAGCTGTCGGATGCGCAGGGCAATCTGATTGAAGAAAGCGACGAGCCGATGGTCTATCTGCACGGCGGCTATGATGGCACGTTCCCCAAGATCGAGGAAGAGCTCGACGGCCACGAGGCCGGCTTCGAGACCCAGATCCAGCTCGAGCCGCAAGACGCGTTCGGTGAGTACGATCCGGACCTCGTGAAGATCGAGCCGCGCGATCGCTTCCCGGAACCGCTCGAAGTCGGCATGCAATTCGAAGGCACGCCGGAAGAAGGGGACGAGGATCTCGATTCGCTCGTCTACGTGGTGACCGACGTTGCTGAAGACAAAGTCGTGCTCGATGGCAACCATCCGCTCGCCGGCATGGCGTTGCGTTTCGCGCTGACGGTCAAGGACGTGCGTCCGGCAACCGAAGACGAAATCCAGCACGAACATGCGCATGGCGCGGACGGGCTGGAAGTCCTCGACGAAGACGACGACGAAGCCGAAGACGACAAATCAGGGCCCACGCTGCACTGA